A genomic segment from Cyanobium sp. NIES-981 encodes:
- a CDS encoding DUF2811 domain-containing protein — translation MSRVSHVPDHPPATVSVENQFPEDLFDAMRDFVRTHPQWDQYRLMQAALAGFLFQHGCQDRAVARHYLNGLFRRESTPREPGTATA, via the coding sequence ATGAGCCGAGTGAGTCACGTTCCTGATCACCCCCCCGCCACCGTGTCCGTGGAGAACCAGTTCCCGGAGGATCTGTTCGATGCGATGCGGGACTTCGTGCGCACCCACCCCCAGTGGGACCAGTACCGCCTGATGCAGGCGGCCCTGGCCGGCTTCCTGTTCCAGCACGGCTGCCAGGACCGGGCCGTGGCCCGGCACTACCTCAATGGTCTGTTCCGGCGGGAGTCCACCCCCAGGGAACCCGGCACCGCCACCGCCTGA
- a CDS encoding AraC family transcriptional regulator codes for MRLVPADCPSAHPARSRLVVGQALRYFAEHFRQPITMPAVADVLGITLECLDFCFDQSRGMTPYEALQHHRLNRLFAVITSEPGLSLPRAIRACGLQRSAETVSQFEETFGITMPLFLLTCRRAAEDRAFRRHHPQREALVVAALPLDPAV; via the coding sequence ATGCGCCTGGTCCCCGCCGACTGCCCATCCGCCCACCCGGCCCGGAGTCGTCTGGTGGTGGGTCAGGCGCTGCGCTATTTCGCCGAGCATTTCCGGCAGCCGATCACCATGCCGGCGGTGGCCGATGTGCTGGGCATCACGCTGGAGTGCCTGGATTTCTGCTTCGACCAGTCGCGAGGCATGACGCCCTACGAGGCGTTGCAGCACCATCGGCTCAACCGCCTGTTCGCCGTCATCACCTCGGAACCGGGGCTGTCCCTGCCCCGGGCCATCCGGGCCTGTGGACTGCAGCGCAGTGCCGAGACGGTGAGCCAGTTCGAGGAGACCTTCGGCATCACCATGCCCCTGTTCCTGCTCACCTGTCGCAGGGCCGCCGAGGATCGGGCCTTCCGGCGTCACCATCCCCAGCGCGAAGCCCTGGTGGTCGCGGCGCTGCCCCTGGACCCGGCCGTCTGA
- a CDS encoding anti-sigma factor domain-containing protein, whose product MPHSDLPPPPDRDAIDELLAGHALGDLDVAEQARLRQHLAADPSLRSRLEELNTTLQLLPLALPEQPLPPGRLRQRLLHGQRPASGESGASRPAWGRLVMAALAGGLLVTGLQVHQLRQQLAVRPEPTQGAAVPAPAPTLQVDRTLPMRGEGAGSTASGQVVVQTGRPYNLLRIQGLPSPPPDHVYRLWADVDGRQVGCVQFLPDDMGVVSMPIPTEPSSHARRLSIRLEPLRPGGDRPQGPRVLTSV is encoded by the coding sequence ATGCCGCATTCCGATCTGCCGCCGCCGCCGGATCGTGACGCGATCGACGAGCTGCTGGCTGGCCACGCCCTGGGGGACCTCGATGTGGCCGAACAGGCCCGGTTGCGGCAGCACCTGGCCGCCGACCCCAGCCTGCGCAGCCGCCTCGAGGAACTCAACACCACCCTGCAGCTGCTGCCCCTGGCCCTGCCGGAGCAGCCGCTGCCCCCGGGCCGCCTGCGTCAGCGGCTGCTCCACGGCCAGCGCCCGGCCAGCGGCGAATCCGGCGCCAGCCGCCCCGCCTGGGGGAGGCTGGTGATGGCGGCCCTGGCCGGCGGCCTGCTCGTCACCGGTCTGCAGGTGCACCAGTTGCGCCAGCAGCTGGCCGTTCGTCCGGAGCCGACCCAGGGAGCGGCGGTGCCCGCGCCGGCGCCGACCCTGCAGGTGGACCGCACCCTGCCGATGCGGGGGGAGGGAGCCGGCAGCACGGCCAGTGGCCAGGTGGTGGTGCAGACCGGCCGGCCCTACAACCTGCTGCGGATCCAGGGCCTGCCGTCGCCGCCCCCCGACCATGTCTACCGGCTCTGGGCGGATGTGGATGGGCGCCAGGTGGGCTGCGTGCAGTTCCTTCCCGACGACATGGGGGTGGTGTCGATGCCGATCCCGACCGAGCCCTCCAGCCACGCGCGACGGCTCAGCATCCGGCTGGAACCGCTGCGCCCCGGCGGCGACCGGCCCCAGGGTCCCCGCGTGCTCACCAGCGTCTGA
- the sepF gene encoding cell division protein SepF — translation MASPPPLPGPEVLLLEPRQLHDSRAVIEAVRAGKTVVVNLAAMASSHGQRLIDLACGGITAMDGQALRLADAVFLFAPALTSIHTP, via the coding sequence ATGGCCTCCCCTCCCCCGCTTCCCGGCCCCGAGGTGCTGCTGCTGGAGCCCCGCCAGCTGCACGACAGCCGCGCCGTGATCGAGGCGGTGCGGGCCGGTAAGACTGTGGTGGTGAATCTGGCGGCGATGGCATCCAGCCATGGCCAGCGCCTGATCGACCTGGCCTGTGGGGGCATCACAGCCATGGACGGCCAGGCGCTGCGCCTGGCCGATGCGGTGTTCCTGTTCGCCCCGGCCCTCACGTCCATCCACACCCCCTGA
- a CDS encoding glycogen/starch/alpha-glucan phosphorylase, translating into MADTSSTRSRSCFIHRPLAEEMQRHLFFSQAKAPSLATRHDHYRSLALAVRDRLLHNWVDTAETYTRAQVRTAVYLSAEYLLGPHLDNNLVNLGLRQEAEEACRELGLDLDELILEEPEPGLGNGGLGRLAACFQESMATLELPAIGYGIRYEFGIFRQQITPHGQQEVTDAWLAQGNPWEVIRPEWRYPVTIGHHTVIGVAYDTPILGYGVRTANTLRLWAAAAPEELDFASFNAGDYTKAVLHKMQSETLSKVLYPNDEMDQGKRLRLSQQIFFVSCSLQDMFRILKGQGLPADQFHTKFAVQLNDTHPAIAVAELMRLLLDEHRLDWDTAWGVTTASLSYTNHTLLPEALETWGVELFQQLLPRQLEIIYEINARFLRMARIRYPGQPEKLARLSLIEEGPHRKVRMANLAVVGCHQTNGVAELHSDLLRRHLLADFAEIWPERFTNVTNGVTPRRWMVVSNPGLAQLLDEAIGSHWRRDLSHLQGLAQHRDDPAFLERWMGVREASKQRLVRHIHQTQGLLLDPGSIFDVQVKRIHEYKRQHLAALHVVERYLRLRNGEDLPPRTVIFGGKAAPGYAMAKLIIRLIVGISEIVNMDPAMEGRLRVVFLPNFSVSLGQKIYPAVDLSEQISTAGKEASGTGNMKMALNGALTIGTLDGANVEIRERVGPDNFFLFGHTAEQIREFDRMGYHPMPWIEKDPVVREAIELIGAGHFSEGDRDLFYPLLANLTSHDPFKVMADIADYRQAQDRVDACWQDPSQWARMSVANTMNCGFFSSDRSIREYAERIWKVSPVPVEATTTHLV; encoded by the coding sequence ATGGCCGATACCAGCTCCACCCGCAGCCGCTCCTGTTTCATCCACCGGCCGCTGGCCGAGGAGATGCAGCGGCACCTGTTCTTCAGCCAGGCCAAGGCCCCGTCGCTGGCGACGCGCCACGACCACTACCGCAGCCTGGCCCTGGCCGTGCGGGACCGCCTGCTGCACAACTGGGTGGACACCGCCGAGACCTACACCCGCGCCCAGGTGCGCACGGCGGTGTACCTCTCCGCGGAATACCTGCTGGGCCCCCACCTCGACAACAACCTGGTGAACCTGGGTCTGCGCCAGGAGGCTGAAGAGGCCTGCCGCGAGCTGGGGCTCGACCTCGATGAACTGATCCTGGAAGAGCCCGAGCCCGGCCTGGGCAACGGCGGCCTGGGGCGGCTGGCGGCCTGTTTCCAGGAGTCGATGGCCACGCTGGAGCTGCCGGCCATCGGCTACGGCATCCGCTACGAATTCGGCATCTTCCGCCAGCAGATCACACCCCACGGGCAGCAGGAGGTCACCGATGCCTGGCTGGCCCAGGGCAACCCCTGGGAAGTGATCCGGCCGGAGTGGCGCTACCCGGTGACCATCGGCCATCACACCGTGATCGGCGTGGCGTACGACACCCCGATCCTCGGCTACGGCGTGCGCACGGCCAACACCCTGCGGCTCTGGGCCGCGGCGGCTCCCGAGGAGCTGGATTTCGCCTCGTTCAATGCGGGCGACTACACCAAGGCGGTGCTGCACAAGATGCAGTCGGAGACCCTCTCGAAGGTGCTCTATCCGAATGACGAGATGGATCAGGGCAAGCGCCTGCGCCTCTCGCAGCAGATCTTCTTCGTGAGCTGCTCCCTGCAGGACATGTTCCGCATCCTCAAGGGGCAGGGGCTGCCGGCCGATCAGTTCCACACCAAGTTCGCGGTCCAGCTCAACGACACCCACCCGGCCATCGCCGTGGCCGAGCTGATGCGGCTGCTGCTGGATGAGCACCGCCTCGACTGGGACACCGCCTGGGGCGTGACCACCGCCAGCCTCAGCTACACCAATCACACCCTCCTGCCGGAGGCCCTCGAGACCTGGGGGGTGGAGCTGTTCCAGCAGCTGCTGCCGCGCCAGCTCGAGATCATCTACGAGATCAACGCCCGGTTCCTGCGGATGGCGCGCATCCGCTATCCCGGTCAGCCCGAGAAGCTGGCCCGGCTCTCCCTGATCGAGGAGGGTCCCCACCGCAAGGTGCGGATGGCCAACCTCGCCGTGGTGGGCTGTCACCAGACCAATGGGGTGGCCGAGCTGCACAGCGATCTGCTGCGCCGCCACCTGCTGGCCGACTTCGCCGAGATCTGGCCGGAACGTTTCACCAACGTCACCAACGGGGTCACCCCACGCCGCTGGATGGTGGTGTCCAACCCAGGTCTGGCCCAGCTGCTGGATGAAGCGATCGGCAGCCACTGGCGCCGCGACCTCAGCCATCTGCAGGGTCTGGCCCAGCACCGCGACGACCCGGCCTTCCTGGAGCGCTGGATGGGCGTGCGGGAAGCCTCGAAGCAGAGGCTCGTGCGGCACATCCATCAGACCCAGGGCCTGCTCCTGGATCCCGGCTCCATCTTCGATGTGCAGGTGAAGCGGATCCATGAGTACAAGCGCCAGCACCTGGCTGCCCTGCACGTGGTGGAGCGCTACCTGCGGCTCCGAAACGGCGAGGATCTGCCGCCGCGCACCGTGATCTTCGGGGGCAAGGCAGCCCCGGGCTACGCGATGGCCAAGCTGATCATCCGGCTGATCGTGGGGATCTCGGAGATCGTGAACATGGATCCGGCCATGGAAGGGCGCCTGCGGGTGGTGTTCCTGCCCAACTTCAGCGTGAGCCTCGGCCAGAAGATCTACCCGGCCGTGGATCTCTCCGAACAGATCTCCACAGCCGGCAAGGAGGCCTCAGGCACCGGCAACATGAAAATGGCCCTGAACGGTGCCCTCACGATCGGCACCCTGGACGGCGCCAACGTGGAGATCCGTGAGCGGGTGGGCCCGGACAACTTCTTCCTCTTCGGCCACACCGCCGAGCAGATCCGGGAGTTCGACCGGATGGGCTACCACCCGATGCCCTGGATCGAGAAGGACCCGGTGGTGCGGGAGGCCATCGAGCTGATCGGGGCCGGTCACTTCAGCGAGGGCGATCGCGATCTCTTCTATCCGCTGCTGGCCAACCTCACCAGCCACGATCCGTTCAAGGTGATGGCCGACATCGCCGACTACCGCCAGGCCCAGGACCGGGTCGATGCCTGCTGGCAGGATCCCAGCCAGTGGGCACGGATGTCGGTGGCCAACACCATGAACTGCGGCTTCTTCTCGAGTGACCGCTCGATCCGGGAGTACGCCGAGCGGATCTGGAAGGTGTCGCCCGTGCCGGTGGAGGCCACCACCACCCATCTGGTCTGA
- a CDS encoding DoxX family protein: MASRFSWLDALGRVLLCLVFVQAALGKLSGFAAVAGKLRMVGLPVPELLLAGAVVAMGVGSALVISGWRRGLGAALLLVFLIPATLVFHTALDDPQERIQLFKNLAIMGGLLLVLDRSGPRAESDLRPRG; the protein is encoded by the coding sequence ATGGCGTCGCGTTTCTCCTGGCTGGATGCCCTCGGCAGGGTTCTGCTCTGCTTGGTGTTCGTGCAGGCGGCCCTGGGCAAGCTGAGCGGCTTCGCGGCCGTGGCCGGGAAGCTGAGGATGGTCGGACTGCCTGTGCCGGAGCTGCTGCTGGCCGGAGCCGTGGTGGCGATGGGCGTGGGCTCGGCCCTGGTGATCAGCGGCTGGCGCCGGGGCCTGGGCGCGGCCCTGCTGCTGGTGTTCCTGATTCCGGCCACGCTCGTGTTCCACACGGCCCTGGACGATCCCCAGGAACGCATCCAGCTGTTCAAGAACCTGGCCATCATGGGCGGATTGCTGCTCGTGCTGGATCGAAGCGGCCCCCGGGCCGAATCCGATCTCCGGCCCCGCGGGTAG
- a CDS encoding glutamine synthetase III: protein MPSTARLQAIQTILNRPSVPTQPASALEELWAADVFTLEKMKSALPKTVFKSIQRCIKEGSKLDNSVADVVAQAMKDWATGRGALYYAHVFYPLTNLTAEKHDGFISPQGDGVAITEFTGKLLVQGEPDGSSFPNGGIRSTFEARGYTAWDVTSPAYLMETPNGVTLCIPTVFVSWTGEALDKKTPLLRSNAAMNRQAQRLLRLLGETDIAPVNSSCGAEQEYFLVDAAFAALRPDLQLAGRTLVGAPPAKGQQFDDHYFGAIPERVQVFMQDVERQLYRLGIPAKTRHNEVAPGQFEIAPFFEAANVATDHQQLTMTVLKATAKKHGFSCLLHEKPFAGVNGSGKHVNWSIGNPTQGNLLDPGSTPHENMQFLLFCSAVIRGVHLYGPLMRAAIATASNDHRLGANEAPPAIISVYLGSQLEDVFNQIRAGNLQGSAAAALMSLGIDTLPDLNKDPGDRNRTSPFAFTGNRFEFRAVGSGQSVAGPLVVLNTILADSLQWVADQLEATMASGQSLDEAALAVMKQAMDNHGAVVFGGDGYSSEWHRMAVEERGLENLPTSADALPVLQRPEIRDLFERQGVLTPLELESRFEVYAEQYVQAIEVEARLVLRMARTQILPAVGNALGKLAESLKSQQKVGLSPDDTMLHQIDGLNGKLLAGCRQLEQAMEGHPDGMQAHLRHCVDALLPAMTSIREAADSLELLIDDDAWPLPTYQEMLFVR from the coding sequence ATGCCTTCGACCGCGCGGCTCCAGGCCATCCAGACGATCCTGAACCGGCCTTCCGTGCCGACCCAGCCCGCCAGCGCCCTGGAGGAGCTGTGGGCTGCCGATGTCTTCACCCTCGAGAAGATGAAGTCGGCCCTGCCCAAGACCGTCTTCAAGTCGATCCAGCGCTGCATCAAGGAGGGCAGCAAGCTCGACAACTCGGTGGCGGATGTCGTTGCCCAGGCGATGAAGGACTGGGCCACCGGCCGCGGCGCCCTCTACTACGCCCACGTCTTCTATCCCCTCACCAACCTCACCGCCGAGAAGCACGACGGTTTCATCTCCCCCCAGGGCGATGGGGTGGCGATCACCGAGTTCACCGGCAAGCTGCTGGTGCAGGGCGAACCGGATGGTTCCTCCTTCCCGAACGGTGGCATCCGCTCCACCTTCGAGGCCCGCGGTTACACCGCCTGGGACGTGACCAGTCCCGCCTACCTGATGGAGACCCCCAACGGGGTCACCCTCTGCATTCCCACGGTGTTCGTGTCCTGGACCGGCGAGGCCCTCGACAAGAAGACCCCGCTGCTGCGCTCCAACGCAGCGATGAACAGGCAGGCCCAGCGGCTGCTGCGCCTGCTGGGAGAAACCGACATCGCGCCGGTGAACTCCAGCTGCGGTGCCGAGCAGGAGTATTTCCTGGTGGATGCCGCCTTCGCGGCCCTGCGGCCCGATCTGCAGCTGGCCGGTCGCACCCTGGTGGGAGCGCCCCCCGCGAAAGGGCAGCAGTTTGACGACCACTACTTCGGGGCCATCCCGGAGCGGGTGCAGGTGTTCATGCAGGACGTGGAGCGCCAGCTCTACCGCCTCGGGATCCCCGCCAAGACCCGCCACAACGAGGTGGCTCCCGGGCAGTTCGAGATCGCGCCCTTCTTCGAGGCCGCGAACGTGGCCACCGACCACCAGCAGCTCACCATGACCGTGCTCAAGGCCACGGCCAAGAAGCACGGGTTCAGCTGCCTGCTGCACGAGAAGCCCTTCGCCGGAGTGAACGGCAGCGGCAAGCACGTGAACTGGTCGATCGGCAATCCCACCCAGGGCAATCTGCTCGATCCCGGCTCCACCCCCCACGAGAACATGCAGTTCCTGCTGTTCTGCTCCGCGGTAATCCGCGGCGTGCACCTCTACGGCCCGCTGATGCGCGCCGCCATCGCCACCGCCAGCAACGACCATCGCCTCGGGGCCAACGAGGCGCCGCCCGCGATCATTTCGGTGTACCTCGGCAGCCAGCTGGAGGACGTGTTCAACCAGATCCGCGCCGGCAACCTGCAGGGTTCCGCCGCCGCGGCCCTGATGTCGCTGGGGATCGACACGCTGCCCGATCTCAACAAGGATCCCGGCGACCGCAACCGCACCTCGCCATTCGCCTTCACCGGCAACCGCTTCGAGTTCCGGGCCGTGGGCTCCGGCCAATCGGTGGCGGGCCCCCTCGTGGTGCTCAACACCATCCTGGCCGATTCGCTGCAGTGGGTGGCCGACCAGCTGGAGGCCACGATGGCCTCAGGCCAGTCGCTCGATGAGGCGGCCCTGGCGGTGATGAAGCAGGCCATGGACAACCACGGCGCCGTGGTGTTCGGCGGTGATGGCTACTCCTCCGAGTGGCACAGGATGGCGGTGGAGGAGCGGGGCCTGGAGAACCTGCCCACCTCGGCGGACGCCCTGCCGGTGCTGCAGCGTCCCGAGATCCGCGATCTCTTCGAGCGCCAGGGCGTGCTGACACCGCTGGAGCTGGAGAGCCGTTTCGAGGTGTACGCGGAGCAGTACGTGCAGGCCATCGAGGTGGAGGCCCGCCTGGTGCTGCGCATGGCCCGCACCCAGATCCTGCCGGCCGTGGGCAACGCCCTCGGCAAGCTGGCTGAGTCGCTCAAGAGTCAGCAGAAGGTGGGTCTTTCCCCCGACGACACCATGCTGCACCAGATTGATGGGCTCAACGGCAAGCTGCTGGCGGGCTGCCGCCAGCTCGAGCAGGCCATGGAGGGACACCCCGATGGCATGCAGGCCCACTTGCGCCACTGCGTGGATGCCCTGCTGCCGGCCATGACGAGCATCCGCGAGGCCGCCGACAGCCTGGAGCTGCTGATCGACGACGACGCCTGGCCGCTGCCCACCTACCAGGAGATGCTCTTCGTGCGCTGA
- a CDS encoding sigma-70 family RNA polymerase sigma factor yields MAIEPILPAAGPRPREASRDQGDPAVDHGDLAALYDAYGPAVYRLALRLCRSSHAAEDLVQDVFLRYWQQGRYDPKRGPVLAYLLLLTRSMALNRLAQRRNRWQILQQWSTQLLAPSEPSAQHWAELNDLGERMRQALEGIAPNQRQVLELAYYQGLSQSAIAERLAIPLGTVKTRSRQGLLALRRHLVDFHGDAATAPSLPRSHP; encoded by the coding sequence ATGGCCATCGAGCCGATCCTGCCGGCGGCAGGCCCCCGGCCCCGGGAGGCATCCCGGGACCAGGGGGATCCCGCCGTCGACCACGGCGATCTGGCCGCTCTCTATGACGCCTACGGGCCGGCGGTCTACCGCCTCGCCCTGCGGCTGTGCCGCAGCAGCCATGCGGCCGAGGATCTGGTGCAGGATGTGTTCCTGCGCTACTGGCAGCAGGGCCGCTACGACCCGAAACGGGGGCCGGTGCTGGCCTACCTGCTGCTGCTCACCCGATCGATGGCCCTGAACCGCCTGGCCCAGCGGCGCAACCGCTGGCAGATCCTGCAGCAGTGGTCCACCCAGCTGCTGGCCCCCAGCGAGCCCAGCGCCCAGCACTGGGCGGAACTCAACGACCTGGGGGAGCGGATGCGCCAGGCCCTGGAGGGGATCGCGCCCAACCAGCGGCAGGTGCTCGAGCTGGCTTACTACCAGGGGCTGAGCCAGTCGGCCATCGCCGAGCGGCTGGCCATCCCCCTCGGCACCGTGAAGACCCGTTCCCGCCAGGGGCTGCTGGCCCTGCGCCGGCACCTGGTGGATTTCCATGGCGACGCCGCCACCGCCCCCTCCTTGCCCCGTTCCCACCCGTGA
- a CDS encoding RNA-binding protein — MTIYVGNLSFDAEVDDVQHLFSEYGAVRKCTLPLDRDTGRKRGFAFVEMANEADETKAIDDLQNVEWMGRNIRVNKAEPRTGGGGGRQFAGAGGGGYGGGGGNRW; from the coding sequence ATGACCATTTACGTGGGCAACCTCTCGTTCGACGCCGAGGTTGATGACGTTCAGCACCTGTTCTCCGAATACGGTGCCGTTCGCAAATGCACCCTGCCCCTGGACCGCGACACCGGACGCAAGCGCGGTTTCGCCTTCGTCGAGATGGCCAACGAGGCCGACGAGACCAAGGCCATCGACGACCTCCAGAACGTCGAGTGGATGGGCCGCAACATCCGGGTGAACAAAGCTGAGCCCCGCACCGGTGGTGGCGGTGGACGCCAGTTTGCCGGTGCCGGCGGTGGCGGTTACGGCGGCGGCGGTGGCAACCGCTGGTGA
- the arsS gene encoding arsenosugar biosynthesis radical SAM (seleno)protein ArsS (Some members of this family are selenoproteins.) — protein sequence MTATPPAASPAETSRFPPLRRRALTCLQVNLGYRCNQSCSHCHVNAGPSRTESMEAATAALIPGVLQARGITTLDLTGGAPELHPLFRSLVEEARRLGVTVIDRCNLTILSEPGQEDLADFLAGQGVVVVASLPCYSAGNVDRQRGDGVFARSIAGLQQLNALGYGIPGSGLELNLVYNPQGAALPPPQDRLEADYKRVLAADFGIRFNRLFALANMPIQRFASGLELAGQLESYRELLRHHHQDSNLEAVMCRSLISVDWQGHLYDCDFNQMLAIPAGGRQQPRPHLRDLLRQDPEGDPIAVGDHCYGCTAGSGSSCSGALG from the coding sequence GTGACCGCCACTCCCCCCGCCGCCAGCCCGGCCGAAACCAGCCGCTTCCCGCCGCTGCGGCGCCGGGCCCTCACCTGCCTGCAGGTGAACCTGGGCTACCGCTGCAACCAGAGCTGCAGCCACTGCCATGTCAATGCCGGCCCCAGCCGCACCGAGAGCATGGAGGCCGCCACGGCGGCCCTGATTCCCGGCGTGCTGCAGGCCCGGGGCATCACGACGCTGGACCTCACCGGAGGGGCGCCGGAGCTGCACCCCCTCTTCCGCTCCCTGGTGGAGGAGGCGCGGCGGCTGGGGGTCACGGTGATCGACCGCTGCAACCTCACGATCCTGAGCGAGCCGGGGCAGGAGGACCTGGCCGACTTCCTGGCCGGCCAGGGCGTGGTGGTGGTGGCCTCGCTGCCCTGCTACTCCGCCGGCAACGTTGACCGCCAGCGGGGCGATGGGGTGTTTGCGCGCAGCATCGCCGGCCTGCAGCAGCTCAATGCCCTGGGCTACGGCATCCCTGGCTCCGGCCTGGAGCTCAACCTGGTGTACAACCCCCAGGGAGCCGCCCTGCCACCGCCGCAGGACAGGCTGGAAGCCGACTACAAGCGGGTGCTGGCGGCCGACTTCGGCATCCGCTTCAACCGCCTGTTCGCCCTGGCCAACATGCCGATCCAGCGCTTCGCTTCAGGGCTGGAGCTCGCCGGTCAGCTCGAGAGCTACCGGGAGCTGCTGCGCCACCACCACCAGGACAGCAACCTCGAGGCCGTGATGTGCCGCAGCCTGATCAGCGTGGACTGGCAGGGCCACCTCTACGACTGCGACTTCAACCAGATGCTGGCGATCCCAGCTGGCGGACGCCAGCAGCCCCGGCCCCATCTGAGGGACCTGCTGCGCCAGGATCCCGAGGGCGACCCCATCGCCGTAGGCGATCACTGCTACGGCTGCACGGCCGGCAGCGGCTCCAGCTGCAGCGGTGCCCTCGGCTGA
- a CDS encoding acyl-CoA desaturase — MLRRLLHGVGPVLIIAAHLGCVLLLWTGLGLAAAGWALLLYLVRMLATTAIYHRLITHGSYRAPRLLWWLGSAIAASSGQMGPSWWKAHHLAHHRYVDTAADPHSPLQPRPGWGRFWHAQIGWLLSPAFHPAQLPADIEADPVLRGIDRLHALPVLALALLSWQLGGLEWLGAFCLSTTLLFHGVASVNSLAHLAGEQPFDTGDASRNNAFVALITLGEGWHNCHHGFQGSVRQGFTVRDGVPVRLPDPTYRFVRLLERLGCASQLRVPSDRALLARAVQPAKSRLVRGGCSVG; from the coding sequence TTGCTCCGCCGCCTGCTCCACGGTGTCGGGCCTGTTCTGATCATTGCGGCGCACCTCGGTTGCGTCCTGCTGCTCTGGACCGGCCTCGGTCTGGCGGCGGCCGGCTGGGCCTTGCTGCTCTACCTGGTCAGGATGCTGGCCACCACCGCGATCTATCACCGGTTGATCACCCACGGCAGTTACCGGGCCCCCCGGCTGCTCTGGTGGCTCGGTTCGGCCATCGCCGCCTCGTCTGGCCAGATGGGGCCGAGCTGGTGGAAGGCCCACCATCTGGCCCATCACCGGTATGTGGACACGGCTGCCGACCCCCATTCCCCCCTCCAGCCGAGGCCCGGCTGGGGCCGCTTCTGGCACGCCCAGATCGGTTGGCTGCTCAGTCCCGCCTTCCACCCGGCCCAGCTGCCTGCCGACATCGAGGCTGACCCCGTACTGCGCGGCATCGACCGGCTCCATGCCCTGCCGGTGCTAGCCCTGGCGCTCCTCTCCTGGCAGCTCGGCGGCCTGGAATGGCTCGGCGCCTTCTGCCTCAGCACCACGCTGCTGTTCCATGGGGTGGCCAGCGTCAATTCCCTGGCCCATCTGGCCGGCGAGCAGCCGTTCGATACGGGGGATGCCAGCCGCAACAACGCCTTTGTCGCCCTGATCACCCTCGGAGAGGGGTGGCACAACTGCCACCACGGCTTCCAGGGATCCGTGCGCCAGGGATTCACCGTGCGTGACGGCGTGCCTGTCCGCCTGCCTGATCCCACCTATCGCTTCGTGCGGCTGCTTGAGCGCCTGGGCTGCGCCAGCCAGCTGCGTGTGCCCTCCGATCGCGCCCTGCTGGCACGGGCCGTCCAGCCAGCAAAAAGCCGCCTGGTGAGGGGCGGCTGTTCGGTGGGATGA